A region from the Takifugu rubripes chromosome 22, fTakRub1.2, whole genome shotgun sequence genome encodes:
- the sntg1 gene encoding gamma-1-syntrophin isoform X1, giving the protein MDFKTSNEETKTGIYLMQEGNEEPFNIRLHLAKDILTIQEQDVICVSGEPFYSSERTVTIRRQTIGGFGLSIKGGAEHKIPVVISKISKEQKAELSGLLFIGDGILQINGINVRSYRHEEVVQVLRNAGEEVTLTVSFLKKTPAFLKLPLCEDCTCIPSDQSSGTSSPLCDSGLHLNYHPNNTDTLSCSSWPTSPALRWEKRWVDLRLIPLLHSRLSRYSPGSDSCRKNAFQVIAVDGVCSGVVQFPTAEDCLDWLQAISGNISSLTKHNVKKINRNFPVNQQIIYMGWVDEKEQDSVQDRMYSPKFLALRGSSLFKFSAPPVTTWDWTRAEKSFTLYEIMFKILKDNDLLDKRRHCFSVQTESGEDMFFSVELDCELLIWEKAFQTATFLEVERIQCKTYACIMESHLMGLTVDFGMGFVCFDAASKAVLWRYKFSQLKGSSDDGKSKIKFLFQNQDSKSIEAKELEFSNLFAVLHCIHAFFAAKVACLDPMFVESQGTATTAGFPSLSAISCNSQTPKLKYAT; this is encoded by the exons ATGGATTTCAAGACTTCAAATGAAGAG ACAAAGACTGGGATTTATTTGATGCAAGAAGGTAATGAGGAGCCATTTAATATTCGACTACACTTGGCCAAAGACATTCTGACCATTCAGGAGCAAGACGTCATCTGCGTGTCCGGAGAGCCGTTTTACTCAAGC GAGCGGACGGTGACGATCAGGAGGCAGACGATCGGAGGCTTTGGCCTGAGCATCAAG GGCGGGGCGGAGCATAAAATCCCTGTCGTGATATCAAAGATatcaaaagaacaaaaag CCGAGCTCTCCGGCCTGCTCTTCATCGGCGACGGCATCCTGCAG ATAAACGGAATAAATGTACGAAGTTATCGCCATGAGGAAGTG GTGCAGGTTTTGAGAAACGCCGGAGAAGAGGTGACGCTGACGGTCTCTTTCTTGAAGAAGACGCCGGCCTTCCTGAAGCTGCCGCTGTGCGAGGACTGCACGT gcatCCCCAGCGACCAGAGCAGCGggacttcctctcctctctgcgaCAGCGGCCTTCACCTGAACTACCATCCTAACAACACG GACACGCTGTCGTGCTCATCCTGGCCCACGTCACCGGCGCTGCGCTGGGAGAAGAGATGGGTGGACCTCCGTCTCATCCCCCTGCTGCACTCCCGTCTGTCCCGGTACAGCCCGGGTTCGGACTCCTGCAG GAAAAACGCGTTCCAGGTCATAGCTGTGGACGGAGTGTGCAGTGGCGTCGTCCAGTTTCCCACAGCTGAGGACTGTTTGGACTGGCTCCAGGCCATATCCGGCAACATTTCCAGCCTCACCAAGCACAAC GTGAAGAAGATTAATCGGAATTTCCCCGTCAATCAGCAg ATCATCTACATGGGCTGGGTAGACGAGAAGGAGCAGGACTCCGTTCAGGACCGCATGTACTCGCCAAAGTTCCTCGCCCTGAGGGGATCCTCGCTCTTCAAGTTCTCAGCTCCTCCC GTGACGACTTGGGACTGGACCAGAGCGGAAAAAAGCTTTACCCTCTACGAGATCATGTTCAAGATTCTGAAG GACAACGACCTCCTGGACAAGAGGAGACACTGCTTCAGCGTCCAGACGGAGAGCGGGGAGGACATGTTCTTCAGCGTGGAGCTGGACTGCGAGCTGCTGATCTGGGAGAAGGCTTTCCAGACGGCCACGTTCCTGGAGGTGGAGAGGATACAG TGCAAAACCTACGCCTGCATCATGGAGAGCCACCTGATGGGGCTGACGGTCGACTTCGGCATGGGCTTTGTCTGCTTTGATGCGGCATCAAAG GCCGTGCTGTGGAGATACAAGTTCTCCCAGCTGAAGGGATCGTCCGATGACGGCAAGAGCAAAATCAAGTTTCTGTTCCAAAATCAAGACTCCAAGTCTATCGAGGCCAAG GAGCTGGAGTTCTCCAACCTGTTCGCCGTGCTCCACTGCATCCACGCTTTCTTCGCCGCCAAAGTCGCTTGTCTGGACCCGATGTTCGTGGAAAGTCAAGGCACCGCGACCACCGCCGGCTTCCCCTCCCTGTCCGCCATCTCGTGTAACTCACAGACGCCTAAACTCAAATACGCCACTTGA
- the pcmtd1 gene encoding protein-L-isoaspartate O-methyltransferase domain-containing protein 1 has product MGGAVSAGEDNDDLIDNLKEAQYIRTEKVEQAFRAIDRGDYYLDSYRDSAYKDLAWKHGNIHLSAPCIYSEVMEALKLQPGLSFLNLGSGTGYLSTMVGLIIGPFGVNHGVELHRDVVEYAKEKLDAFIKYSDSFDKFEFCEPVFQVGNCLEIAADSHQYDRIYCGAGVQKDHGNYMKVLLKIGGILVMPIEDQLTQITRTGQCTWDSKNILAVSFAPLAQQSRADGDKPDTVHLPPVTVRSLQDLSRIYIRRTLRNLASEDAHAKATAQRIPQKRKRRRCRRRRISTYVFVGNQLIPQTIESEEEQHPEEEHKEAEEEEERDIGDIEVVKQVNVLREQITALPLPESLKAYLLYYREK; this is encoded by the exons ATGGGGGGAGCTGTGAGCGCTGGAGAGGACAACGACGACCTCATCGACAATCTGAAGGAGGCCCAGTACATCCGCACtgagaaggtggagcaggcTTTTCGAGCCATAGACCGCGGGGACTACTATCTGGACAGCTACCGGGACAGTGCCTACAAAGACCTGGCCTGGAAGCACGGCAACATACACCTGTCGGCCCCGTGCATTTACTCGGAGGTGATGGAGGCCCTGAAACTCCAGCCGGGACTCTCCTTCCTCAACCTGGGCAGTGGAACCGGCTACTTGAGCACAATGGTCGGGCTTATCATAG GGCCGTTTGGCGTGAACCACGGCGTGGAGCTCCATAGGGACGTGGTCGAATACGCCAAGGAAAAACTGGACGCCTTCATAAAGTACAGCGACAGCTTTGATAA GTTCGAGTTCTGCGAACCCGTCTTCCAGGTGGGGAACTGTCTGGAGATCGCCGCAGACAGTCACCAGTACGACCGCATTTACTGCGGCGCCGGGGTGCAGAAGGACCATGGAAATTACATGAAGGTGCTCCTCAAGATCGGCGGCATTCTGGTGATGCCTATCGAGGATCAG CTGACCCAGATAACCAGGACCGGCCAGTGCACGTGGGACAGCAAAAACATCTTAGCGGTGTCCTTTGCCCCCTTGGCCCAGCAGAGCCGAGCTGACGGAGACAAACCCGACACCGTCCATCTGC CCCCAGTGACGGTCCGCAGCCTCCAGGATCTGTCCCGGATCTACATCCGCCGCACGCTCCGAAACCTGGCCAGCGAGGACGCTCACGCCAAGGCGACGGCCCAGAGAATCCCCCAGAAGCGCAAGCGCCGGCGCTGCCGGCGGCGGCGCATCAGCACCTACGTCTTCGTGGGCAACCAGCTGATCCCTCAAACGAtagagagcgaggaggagcagcacccCGAGGAAGAGCACAaggaagcggaggaggaggaggaaagagacatCGGCGACATCGAGGTCGTCAAGCAAGTGAACGTGTTGAGAGAACAAATTACGGCCTTACCGCTGCCCGAGTCGCTGAAGGCATATTTACTGTATTACCGAGAGAAATGA
- the sntg1 gene encoding gamma-1-syntrophin isoform X2 — protein MQEGNEEPFNIRLHLAKDILTIQEQDVICVSGEPFYSSERTVTIRRQTIGGFGLSIKGGAEHKIPVVISKISKEQKAELSGLLFIGDGILQINGINVRSYRHEEVVQVLRNAGEEVTLTVSFLKKTPAFLKLPLCEDCTCIPSDQSSGTSSPLCDSGLHLNYHPNNTDTLSCSSWPTSPALRWEKRWVDLRLIPLLHSRLSRYSPGSDSCRKNAFQVIAVDGVCSGVVQFPTAEDCLDWLQAISGNISSLTKHNVKKINRNFPVNQQIIYMGWVDEKEQDSVQDRMYSPKFLALRGSSLFKFSAPPVTTWDWTRAEKSFTLYEIMFKILKDNDLLDKRRHCFSVQTESGEDMFFSVELDCELLIWEKAFQTATFLEVERIQCKTYACIMESHLMGLTVDFGMGFVCFDAASKAVLWRYKFSQLKGSSDDGKSKIKFLFQNQDSKSIEAKELEFSNLFAVLHCIHAFFAAKVACLDPMFVESQGTATTAGFPSLSAISCNSQTPKLKYAT, from the exons ATGCAAGAAGGTAATGAGGAGCCATTTAATATTCGACTACACTTGGCCAAAGACATTCTGACCATTCAGGAGCAAGACGTCATCTGCGTGTCCGGAGAGCCGTTTTACTCAAGC GAGCGGACGGTGACGATCAGGAGGCAGACGATCGGAGGCTTTGGCCTGAGCATCAAG GGCGGGGCGGAGCATAAAATCCCTGTCGTGATATCAAAGATatcaaaagaacaaaaag CCGAGCTCTCCGGCCTGCTCTTCATCGGCGACGGCATCCTGCAG ATAAACGGAATAAATGTACGAAGTTATCGCCATGAGGAAGTG GTGCAGGTTTTGAGAAACGCCGGAGAAGAGGTGACGCTGACGGTCTCTTTCTTGAAGAAGACGCCGGCCTTCCTGAAGCTGCCGCTGTGCGAGGACTGCACGT gcatCCCCAGCGACCAGAGCAGCGggacttcctctcctctctgcgaCAGCGGCCTTCACCTGAACTACCATCCTAACAACACG GACACGCTGTCGTGCTCATCCTGGCCCACGTCACCGGCGCTGCGCTGGGAGAAGAGATGGGTGGACCTCCGTCTCATCCCCCTGCTGCACTCCCGTCTGTCCCGGTACAGCCCGGGTTCGGACTCCTGCAG GAAAAACGCGTTCCAGGTCATAGCTGTGGACGGAGTGTGCAGTGGCGTCGTCCAGTTTCCCACAGCTGAGGACTGTTTGGACTGGCTCCAGGCCATATCCGGCAACATTTCCAGCCTCACCAAGCACAAC GTGAAGAAGATTAATCGGAATTTCCCCGTCAATCAGCAg ATCATCTACATGGGCTGGGTAGACGAGAAGGAGCAGGACTCCGTTCAGGACCGCATGTACTCGCCAAAGTTCCTCGCCCTGAGGGGATCCTCGCTCTTCAAGTTCTCAGCTCCTCCC GTGACGACTTGGGACTGGACCAGAGCGGAAAAAAGCTTTACCCTCTACGAGATCATGTTCAAGATTCTGAAG GACAACGACCTCCTGGACAAGAGGAGACACTGCTTCAGCGTCCAGACGGAGAGCGGGGAGGACATGTTCTTCAGCGTGGAGCTGGACTGCGAGCTGCTGATCTGGGAGAAGGCTTTCCAGACGGCCACGTTCCTGGAGGTGGAGAGGATACAG TGCAAAACCTACGCCTGCATCATGGAGAGCCACCTGATGGGGCTGACGGTCGACTTCGGCATGGGCTTTGTCTGCTTTGATGCGGCATCAAAG GCCGTGCTGTGGAGATACAAGTTCTCCCAGCTGAAGGGATCGTCCGATGACGGCAAGAGCAAAATCAAGTTTCTGTTCCAAAATCAAGACTCCAAGTCTATCGAGGCCAAG GAGCTGGAGTTCTCCAACCTGTTCGCCGTGCTCCACTGCATCCACGCTTTCTTCGCCGCCAAAGTCGCTTGTCTGGACCCGATGTTCGTGGAAAGTCAAGGCACCGCGACCACCGCCGGCTTCCCCTCCCTGTCCGCCATCTCGTGTAACTCACAGACGCCTAAACTCAAATACGCCACTTGA